One Panicum virgatum strain AP13 chromosome 3N, P.virgatum_v5, whole genome shotgun sequence DNA segment encodes these proteins:
- the LOC120665425 gene encoding gibberellin 20 oxidase 2-like — MPEDPHHRSRGSDHPVGMDVARRVPPADGGGDDDDAAAIGLCWGQPKIPDPFVWPLADALASSETELDAPVVDVGAAMRGGGDGDGMRRAAEQVAAACASHGLFQVTGHGLDPALARAALDGAAAFFRLPLAAKQRARRAPGDVTGYAAAHVDRFTANLPWKETLSFGHRDHWAAGAHVVVDYFTSVLGSDFKPLGVVYQDYCEAMKQVSLAIMEVIGVSLGVGRSCYRDFFADGCSIMRCNYYPRCPEPERALGTGPHCDPSALTLLLQDGAVDGLQVLVDGEWRPVRPRPGALVVNIGDTFTALSNGRYRSCLHRAVVHRERERRSLAFFLCPREDRVVRPPPRLLATARGQEERRRRYPDFTWADMARFTQRHYRADARTLDALARWLGAASPTCDAATSASQSQDKAQETV; from the exons ATGCCAGAAGATCCCCATCACCGCAGCCGCGGCAGCGACCACCCAGTGGGCATGGACGTTGCTCGTCGCGTGCCTcctgccgacggcggcggcgacgacgacgacgctgcCGCCATCGGCCTCTGCTGGGGCCAGCCGAAGATCCCGGACCCGTTCGTCTGGCCCCTGGCCGACGCGCTGGCCTCGTCAGAGACGGAGCTGGACGCGCCCGTGGTGGACGTCGGGGCCGccatgcgcggcggcggtgacggcgacgGAATGCGCCGCGCTGCCGAGCAGGTCGCCGCGGCGTGCGCGAGCCACGGGCTGTTCCAGGTGACCGGGCACGGGCTGGACCCGGCGCTGGCGCGCGCCGCGCTCGACGGCGCCGCGGCCTTCTTCCGCCTCCCGCTCGCCGCGAAGcagcgcgcccgccgcgcccccgGGGACGTGACCGGCTACGCCGCTGCCCACGTCGACCGCTTCACGGCCAACCTGCCCTGGAAGGAGACGCTCTCCTTTGGCCACCGCGACCACTGGGCGGCCGGCGCCCACGTCGTCGTGGACTACTTCACCTCCGTCCTGGGCAGCGACTTCAAACCCTTAGG GGTGGTGTACCAGGACTACTGCGAGGCGATGAAGCAGGTGTCGCTGGCGATCATGGAGGTGATCGGGGTGAGCCTGGGCGTGGGGCGGAGCTGCTACAGGGACTTCTTCGCTGACGGCTGCTCCATCATGCGGTGCAACTACTACCCGCGGTGCCCGGAGCCGGAACGGGCGCTGGGCACGGGGCCGCACTGCGACCCCTCGGCGCTCACCCTCCTGCTGCAGGACGGCGCCGTCGACGGGCTCCAGgtgctcgtcgacggcgagTGGCGCCCCGTGCGGCCGAGGCCCGGCGCGCTCGTCGTCAACATCGGGGACACATTCACG GCGTTGTCGAACGGGCGGTACCGGAGCTGCCTGCACCGCGCGGTGGTGCaccgggagcgggagcggcggtCGCTGGCCTTCTTCCTCTGCCCGCGCGAGGACCGCGTggtgcgcccgccgccgcgcctcctcgccaccgcccgcgggcaggaggagcggcggcggcgctacccGGACTTCACCTGGGCCGACATGGCGCGCTTCACGCAGCGCCACTACCGCGCCGACGCCCGCACGCTCGACGCCTTGGCGCGCTGGCTCGGCGCGGCCAGCCCCACCTGCGACGCGGCGACGTCGGCGTCCCAGAGCCAAGACAAGGCACAAGAGACAgtttag
- the LOC120665426 gene encoding NAC domain-containing protein 48-like, which translates to MSGGGVPAPAAQSQELHLPPGFRFHPTDEELVTHYLCRRCAGLPISAPIIAEIDLYKFDPWQLPRMALYGEKEWYFFSPRDRKYPNGSRPNRAAGTGYWKATGADKPVGTPRPLAIKKALVFYAGKAPKGDKTNWIMHEYRLADVDRSARKKNHSLRLDDWVLCRIYNKKGAADRPSSGSSDGGRAPMAVGSPPEQKPSVLPPPAAGPGAGYAPPPFPELAAYYEVRPSDSMPRAPGGADSSGSGHALAATSSCGGGGAERPEVQSHPRIAAWERTFAGGTGPGVNPAGSMLGGHQQQLGPAAGGASGGGDPLLHDILTFWGKPY; encoded by the exons ATGAGCGGCGGCGgagtgccggcgccggcggcgcagtcGCAGGAGCTGCATCTACCGCCGGGGTTCCGGTTCCACCCGACGGACGAGGAGCTGGTGACGCACTACCTCTGCCGGCGGTGCGCCGGGCTGCCCATCTCCGCGCCCATCATCGCCGAGATCGACCTCTACAAGTTCGACCCCTGGCAGCTCCCAA GGATGGCGCTGTACGGCGAGAAGGAGTGGTACTTCTTCTCCCCGCGGGACCGCAAGTACCCGAACGGGTCGCGGCCGAACCGCGCCGCCGGCACGGGGTACTGGAAGGCCACCGGCGCCGACAAGCCGGTGGGCACGCCCAGGCCCCTGGCCATCAAGAAGGCGCTCGTCTTCTACGCCGGCAAGGCCCCCAAGGGCGACAAGACCAACTGGATCATGCACGAGTACCGCCTCGCCGACGTCGACCGCTCCGCCCGCAAGAAGAACCACAGCCTCAGG CTTGATGACTGGGTGCTGTGCCGAATCTACAACAAGAAGGGCGCGGCGGACAGGCCGTCGTCCGGCTCCAGCGACGGCGGGCGGGCGCCCATGGCGGTGggctcgccgccggagcagaAGCCGTCCGTGCTGCCGCCCCCCGCGGCGGGGCCCGGGGCCGggtacgcgccgccgccgttcccggAGCTGGCGGCGTACTACGAGGTCCGGCCGTCGGACTCGATGCCCCgggcgcccggcggcgcggaCTCGAGCGGCTCCGGGCATGCGCTGGCGGCCACGTcgtcgtgcggcggcggcggcgccgagcggccCGAGGTGCAGAGCCATCCCAGGATCGCCGCGTGGGAGCGCACGTTCGCGGGCGGCACCGGGCCGGGCGTGAACCCGGCCGGCTCGATGCTGGGCGggcaccagcagcagctcggccccgcggccgggggcgcgagcggcggcggcgacccgctGCTCCATGACATCCTCACGTTCTGGGGCAAGCCGTACTGA